Proteins encoded together in one Undibacterium sp. CCC3.4 window:
- a CDS encoding DoxX family protein — MNYFFRLHAQSLRCDQLLQNWGMSLLSLFLRLYIAWQFFKAGLIKIADWQSTLSLFREEYVVPVLPPELAALMGAGGELFFPLLLAVGLFSRPAALGLFMVNAMAVISYPQLWMFECPAAINDHFYWGLCLLVLVLSGPGRFSLDARLSRPR, encoded by the coding sequence ATGAACTATTTTTTCCGCCTGCATGCCCAGTCTTTACGCTGCGATCAATTGCTGCAAAACTGGGGGATGAGTCTGTTGAGCCTGTTTTTGCGGCTTTATATCGCTTGGCAATTTTTTAAGGCCGGATTGATTAAAATTGCCGATTGGCAGTCTACCTTGTCCTTGTTCCGCGAAGAATACGTAGTGCCGGTTTTGCCGCCGGAATTGGCTGCGCTCATGGGCGCTGGCGGAGAATTATTTTTCCCGCTGCTGTTGGCAGTCGGCTTGTTTTCACGTCCGGCTGCGTTGGGCTTGTTCATGGTCAATGCCATGGCGGTTATTTCTTATCCGCAATTGTGGATGTTTGAATGTCCGGCAGCGATCAATGACCATTTTTACTGGGGTCTGTGTCTGCTCGTTTTAGTCTTGTCCGGCCCCGGGCGTTTCAGTCTTGATGCGCGACTGAGCCGCCCGCGCTGA
- a CDS encoding DNA-binding domain-containing protein, producing the protein MNSLASLQSQFAAALAAPKGWPDSLLATPMLDERFAFYRGNQHAVQLAALRHAYPVVEQLGGAEFFSGMARAYAHSFPSQSGDLHEFGLALPQFLRAHASDYPYFADVATLEWQLQCAYYAENSPTLSLTDCLAQAVVAGSALDSARLLPHPAASLHHSASAAISVWQAHQGAGTRTLEAGTLMQACYGLVTRTDWRAGVIALDLAHYRALQALFAGHSVAAALEVLLEHEAAADVGAAVRQWFDSAAFTSVRFTD; encoded by the coding sequence ATGAACTCTTTGGCCAGCTTGCAGAGTCAATTTGCCGCCGCCTTGGCGGCACCGAAGGGCTGGCCTGATTCCTTGCTCGCTACGCCTATGCTGGATGAACGCTTTGCTTTCTATCGCGGCAATCAACATGCCGTACAGCTCGCGGCTTTGCGCCATGCCTACCCGGTCGTGGAGCAACTTGGCGGCGCAGAATTTTTTTCCGGCATGGCGCGCGCGTATGCCCACAGTTTTCCTTCACAATCGGGTGACTTGCATGAATTTGGTCTTGCTCTGCCGCAGTTTTTGCGTGCGCATGCCAGCGATTATCCTTATTTTGCCGATGTTGCCACGCTTGAGTGGCAACTGCAGTGCGCTTACTATGCCGAAAACAGCCCCACTCTGAGTCTGACAGACTGCCTTGCCCAAGCAGTTGTAGCCGGCAGCGCTTTGGATAGCGCGCGCTTGCTGCCGCATCCGGCCGCCAGCTTACACCACAGTGCCAGCGCTGCCATCTCGGTGTGGCAGGCGCATCAAGGAGCCGGCACGCGCACGCTCGAGGCCGGCACGCTGATGCAAGCTTGTTATGGCTTGGTAACCAGGACCGACTGGCGCGCCGGCGTGATCGCGCTGGATTTGGCGCACTACCGGGCGCTCCAAGCCTTGTTTGCCGGTCACAGCGTCGCGGCAGCCTTGGAAGTGTTGCTGGAGCACGAAGCGGCAGCCGATGTCGGCGCGGCCGTGCGTCAGTGGTTTGATAGCGCGGCATTTACCAGTGTGCGGTTCACAGACTGA
- a CDS encoding DUF692 domain-containing protein, which translates to MPPSALALGVGIGLRAQHYREFSAGSVAVDWLEVHSENYFGAGGIDLFMLEQLRRDYPLSLHGVGLGLGSVHGYDAAHLTRLKRLAEQVEPALISEHLCWGALAGRHLNDLLPLPLMSESLDLVCQRVDAMQTLLQRQVLIENVSTYVRFAQDQMSETEFLCRLVQRTGCGILLDVNNLYVNQVNHREDALTALQLLASMPAGTVGEIHLAGHLDVGHCLVDDHGSRVAPAVWQLFSSACHLLGSDIPVLIEWDTEIPALSVLVEEAAKAAQCQDLTRKRVT; encoded by the coding sequence TTGCCTCCATCTGCCCTCGCCTTGGGAGTAGGGATAGGCTTGCGCGCGCAGCATTACCGTGAATTTTCTGCCGGCTCGGTGGCAGTGGACTGGCTGGAAGTGCATTCGGAAAATTACTTCGGTGCCGGTGGCATCGATTTGTTTATGCTCGAACAGTTACGCCGCGATTATCCGCTCAGCTTACACGGTGTTGGTTTGGGGCTGGGTTCGGTGCACGGCTACGATGCCGCTCACCTGACGCGCCTTAAGCGACTCGCTGAGCAAGTCGAACCGGCCTTGATTTCCGAGCATTTATGCTGGGGAGCCCTAGCCGGGCGGCATCTTAATGATTTGTTGCCACTGCCATTGATGAGCGAAAGCTTGGACTTGGTGTGTCAGCGGGTCGATGCGATGCAAACTCTGTTGCAACGCCAAGTCTTGATTGAAAATGTCTCGACCTATGTGCGCTTTGCTCAAGATCAGATGTCGGAAACCGAATTTTTATGCCGCCTGGTACAGCGCACCGGTTGCGGCATTTTGCTTGATGTAAATAATCTCTATGTCAATCAGGTCAATCATCGTGAAGATGCCCTGACTGCTTTGCAGTTGCTGGCGAGCATGCCAGCCGGAACAGTTGGCGAAATTCATTTAGCTGGCCATCTCGATGTTGGCCATTGCTTGGTCGATGACCATGGTAGCCGAGTGGCACCAGCCGTGTGGCAGTTGTTTTCCAGTGCTTGTCACTTGCTTGGTAGCGACATCCCTGTGTTGATCGAATGGGATACCGAAATTCCTGCTCTTTCCGTGTTAGTGGAAGAGGCGGCTAAGGCGGCGCAATGCCAAGACTTGACACGAAAGCGCGTAACATGA
- a CDS encoding DUF2282 domain-containing protein, translating into MNNKALIAAALVSLAATSMAMAAEPAKTEKCFGIAKAGQNDCATKTGSHSCAGQGKKDNDAAEWKKVPAGTCEKMGGKVEAAKAPA; encoded by the coding sequence ATGAACAATAAAGCCCTGATCGCCGCAGCACTCGTTAGTTTGGCAGCAACATCGATGGCCATGGCCGCAGAACCGGCTAAAACGGAAAAATGCTTCGGTATTGCCAAAGCTGGTCAAAATGATTGCGCGACCAAGACCGGTAGCCATTCTTGTGCTGGCCAAGGTAAAAAAGACAATGACGCGGCAGAATGGAAAAAAGTACCAGCCGGTACTTGTGAAAAAATGGGCGGCAAAGTTGAAGCAGCCAAAGCCCCAGCCTAA
- a CDS encoding RNA-binding S4 domain-containing protein, which yields MQKLSFSLEGEFVELNQLLKLVGLCESGGAGKMIVASGDVKVDGQQETRKTAKIRAGQVVQIGDIRISVVAV from the coding sequence ATGCAAAAACTCAGCTTCAGCCTGGAAGGCGAATTCGTTGAATTAAATCAGCTCTTGAAACTGGTCGGCCTGTGCGAAAGCGGTGGCGCGGGCAAGATGATTGTCGCCAGCGGCGATGTCAAAGTTGACGGGCAACAAGAGACGCGCAAAACTGCCAAAATCCGCGCCGGCCAAGTGGTGCAGATCGGCGACATCCGCATCAGCGTCGTCGCCGTCTGA
- a CDS encoding hemerythrin domain-containing protein: MSTPIWGWSERLSLHYQPMDATHEEFVSLCAALLSDDPASYLTRLDALIAHSVIHFAQEDQWMVAHDFPPAGCHQREHTAVLELMSEVRARVAAGDEELGPRLAEELPHWFEHHVDTMDNMLARFMVGLEQTA; encoded by the coding sequence ATGAGCACGCCTATCTGGGGCTGGTCCGAGCGACTGAGTCTGCATTACCAGCCCATGGATGCTACCCATGAAGAATTTGTCAGCCTGTGCGCGGCGTTGTTGTCAGATGACCCGGCCAGCTATCTGACGCGGCTCGATGCGCTGATCGCCCACAGTGTGATCCATTTTGCCCAGGAAGATCAGTGGATGGTGGCGCATGACTTTCCACCGGCCGGCTGCCATCAACGTGAGCATACGGCGGTACTCGAATTGATGAGCGAAGTGCGCGCGCGCGTGGCGGCCGGTGATGAGGAGCTTGGGCCACGGCTGGCGGAAGAGTTGCCACATTGGTTCGAACACCATGTCGACACCATGGATAACATGCTGGCCCGCTTCATGGTTGGCTTAGAGCAAACAGCCTGA
- a CDS encoding endonuclease NucS domain-containing protein has product MKNYYRLMLGKQSMYAERCFAGNFIGVDFDVRQNLHDSLSEEWREFNKHFIPVFLAAHPGKTRIGAGLACGFLWTVAKGISSGDIVLCPDGSGAYRIGEVSGGYIYAPDEILPHRRPVVWFNTRIERSAMSDALRKSAGSIGTVSEVTRYRDELEQLIGGVVSIQQVLSGAEDPGAFALEKHLEDFLVQNWAQTELGRSYDIYEEDGERVGQQYASDTGPMDILAISKDKQSLLVVELKKGRASDAVVGQVLRYMGFVQEELAEVNQIVKGAIIAFDDDARIRRALSVAPNVSFYRYQISFKLLKC; this is encoded by the coding sequence ATGAAAAATTATTATCGCCTTATGCTGGGCAAACAAAGTATGTATGCCGAACGCTGTTTTGCCGGCAATTTCATCGGCGTTGATTTTGATGTCAGGCAGAATTTGCATGATTCGCTGAGCGAAGAGTGGCGTGAATTCAATAAGCATTTTATTCCAGTTTTTTTGGCGGCGCATCCTGGTAAAACTCGGATCGGTGCCGGGCTGGCTTGCGGTTTTTTGTGGACGGTAGCGAAGGGCATAAGTAGCGGCGATATTGTGCTGTGCCCTGATGGGAGTGGCGCATATCGAATCGGTGAGGTCAGTGGCGGTTATATCTATGCACCCGACGAGATCCTGCCGCACCGGCGGCCGGTGGTCTGGTTCAATACTCGTATCGAACGCAGTGCAATGAGTGATGCATTGCGTAAATCAGCCGGCTCGATCGGTACGGTTAGTGAGGTGACGCGTTACCGTGACGAGCTTGAACAATTGATCGGCGGAGTGGTCAGCATACAGCAAGTGCTCAGCGGTGCGGAAGACCCTGGTGCGTTTGCACTCGAGAAGCATCTCGAGGATTTTCTGGTGCAAAACTGGGCGCAAACTGAACTGGGTCGGTCGTACGATATTTATGAAGAAGATGGCGAGCGGGTTGGACAGCAATATGCTTCCGATACCGGGCCGATGGATATATTAGCCATTAGTAAGGATAAACAATCTTTGCTGGTGGTGGAGCTCAAGAAGGGCCGTGCCAGCGACGCGGTGGTCGGACAGGTGTTGCGCTATATGGGTTTTGTTCAGGAGGAGCTGGCCGAGGTGAATCAGATTGTCAAAGGTGCCATTATTGCGTTTGATGATGATGCACGTATTCGCCGCGCACTTTCAGTCGCACCGAATGTGAGTTTTTATCGGTATCAGATTAGCTTTAAATTGTTGAAGTGCTAG
- a CDS encoding type II toxin-antitoxin system RelE/ParE family toxin, whose product MRLVWTPEALLDRDDIWDYISADNPRAAARMDELFSDVAARLVHHPQLGRAGKIPGTREVIAHESYRLVYEISDETVWVLALVHTARLWPLERD is encoded by the coding sequence ATGAGGCTGGTTTGGACGCCTGAAGCACTGCTTGATCGTGACGATATCTGGGACTATATCTCAGCCGACAATCCGCGCGCGGCCGCCCGTATGGATGAACTGTTCAGCGATGTGGCGGCCCGATTGGTCCATCACCCTCAACTGGGGCGAGCAGGGAAAATACCGGGAACCCGCGAGGTGATAGCGCATGAAAGCTATCGTTTGGTCTACGAAATCAGCGACGAAACAGTATGGGTGTTGGCCTTGGTTCACACTGCACGCTTGTGGCCATTGGAGCGTGATTGA
- a CDS encoding antitoxin of toxin-antitoxin stability system translates to MSKEAIFTMKLEPELRADFMQEAQAIHRSAPQVVCELMREFVQRQREVRKYDEFLARKVAAARSSMHAGVAHSNDEVEAIFSARRAAVNA, encoded by the coding sequence ATGTCCAAAGAAGCCATTTTTACGATGAAGCTTGAGCCCGAGCTGCGTGCTGATTTCATGCAGGAAGCACAGGCGATACACCGCTCCGCGCCTCAAGTCGTGTGTGAGTTGATGCGCGAATTCGTTCAACGTCAGCGCGAAGTGCGTAAATACGATGAATTTCTCGCGCGCAAAGTAGCTGCTGCTCGCTCCTCAATGCACGCTGGCGTTGCTCACTCCAATGATGAAGTTGAAGCCATATTTTCTGCTCGCCGTGCGGCCGTGAATGCTTGA
- a CDS encoding YjfB family protein, translating into MDITGIANVASTLAEVGTSQAVSIAVLKKANDMATETATALIDAIPSTNPVSNLPAHLGRNINTTA; encoded by the coding sequence ATGGATATCACAGGAATTGCTAACGTAGCAAGCACGCTGGCGGAAGTCGGTACCAGCCAAGCTGTCAGTATCGCTGTTTTGAAAAAAGCCAATGATATGGCCACCGAGACCGCAACGGCCTTGATCGACGCCATCCCTTCCACCAACCCAGTCTCGAATCTGCCGGCCCACTTGGGGCGCAATATCAATACTACGGCTTGA
- the mobB gene encoding molybdopterin-guanine dinucleotide biosynthesis protein B, which yields MPQQLLGVVGWSGSGKTTLLEFLVAQLCAKAISVNVVKHSHHDIHIEPPHKDSARLRAAGAVEVMLVSPYRYVIAHELRQQAEPSLAELLPRMQDADLILVEGYKWEVMPKLEVYRSVLGKPQIFRSDQHILAVASDDARPDDLPAGLVWLNLNQPEQVLAWLLAALQSGNLKKLSQPG from the coding sequence ATGCCACAGCAATTGCTAGGAGTAGTAGGGTGGTCGGGCAGCGGCAAGACCACCTTGCTGGAGTTTCTTGTGGCGCAATTATGTGCCAAGGCGATCAGTGTCAATGTGGTCAAACACAGTCATCACGATATCCACATCGAGCCGCCGCACAAAGACAGCGCCCGCCTGCGCGCCGCTGGGGCGGTGGAAGTGATGTTGGTGTCGCCCTACCGTTACGTGATTGCCCATGAATTACGCCAGCAAGCCGAGCCCAGCTTGGCAGAACTATTACCGCGTATGCAAGATGCCGACCTGATACTGGTAGAGGGCTACAAATGGGAAGTCATGCCGAAACTCGAAGTTTATCGCTCTGTGCTTGGCAAGCCGCAGATTTTCCGTTCTGATCAGCACATTCTGGCTGTCGCCTCCGATGATGCCCGGCCCGATGATTTGCCGGCCGGCTTGGTCTGGCTAAATTTGAATCAGCCTGAACAAGTGCTGGCTTGGCTGCTTGCTGCACTGCAAAGTGGAAATTTAAAAAAATTATCACAACCGGGCTAA
- the ppc gene encoding phosphoenolpyruvate carboxylase, which yields MNDKDNELHDNKDQSLRDDIRRLGRLLGDTVRNQHGDVVFDLIEQVRQNSIRFRREADPAARAELEATLDGLSNDQTTQLIRAFSYFSHLVNLAEDQHHIRRTRAHLIAGSAPRRGSLAHTIGELYRSGHSTEQLRSFFQTAQVVPVLTAHPTEVQRKSILNCQMVITRLLDERDRMQLTPEESAANEEALSRAILTLWQTRMLRTAKLSVLDEVENGLSFYDYTFLRELPQLYAGLEDLLDSQDADAASTELPSFMKMGSWIGGDRDGNPFVTASVLEKTLAMQATRAFKFYLDELHTLGSQLSMASLLVAVSDDLLALAQRSPDHSPHRSDEPYRLAISGVYARLAASYTELLGLLPTIAASGVAAPYATAEALAADLDIIHHSLVAHGSAALTRGRLRHLRRAVRVFGFSLAPVDLRQNSDVHERVVAELLQAADPTIDYLACNEEQRIACLIAEISNARPLASPYLTYSEETQSELAIYRAAATAQQRYGKAAVPNCIISKADGVSDMLELALLLKESGLLHPAEGRLDVNIIPLFETIGDLQNSAPVMDRLFGIPAYARLLASRDNAQEVMLGYSDSNKDGGFLTSGWELYKAELDLVQVFARHQVRLRLFHGRGGSVGRGGGPSYQAILAQPAGAVQGQIRLTEQGEVITAKYANPEVGRRNLEVLAAATMEASLLSHSEVPPRPEFLAAMEELSDHAFKAYRALVYETAGFEQYFWESTVISEIAGLNIGSRPASRKKSTAIEDLRAIPWVFSWSQCRLMLPGWFGFGAAVECYVQAHPLDGLATLQAMFKEWSFFATVLSNMEMVLAKSDIGIASRYAQLVKDEALRAAIFPRIEAEHAATIAVLKAISGQDELLAANPLLARSIVNRFPYLSPLNHVQVELLERFRNGDTDERVRRGIHLSINGIAAGLRNSG from the coding sequence ATGAACGATAAAGACAACGAATTGCACGACAATAAAGACCAGAGCCTGCGCGACGATATCCGCCGCCTCGGACGACTGCTCGGGGATACCGTCAGAAATCAACATGGCGATGTGGTGTTCGATTTGATCGAGCAAGTACGTCAGAATTCGATACGTTTTCGTCGCGAGGCCGATCCGGCCGCGCGCGCCGAACTTGAAGCCACGCTCGATGGCTTGAGCAATGATCAAACCACGCAATTGATACGCGCATTCAGTTATTTTTCGCATTTGGTTAATCTGGCGGAAGATCAGCACCACATCCGCCGCACGCGCGCCCACTTGATTGCCGGTTCCGCACCGCGTCGCGGTAGTCTGGCGCATACGATAGGCGAGTTGTACCGCAGCGGTCACAGCACTGAACAATTGCGCAGTTTTTTTCAAACCGCCCAAGTCGTGCCGGTACTGACGGCCCATCCTACCGAAGTACAACGCAAGAGCATACTCAATTGTCAGATGGTGATCACGCGTCTGCTCGACGAGCGCGACCGCATGCAATTGACGCCGGAAGAATCGGCCGCCAATGAAGAGGCGCTGAGCCGCGCCATACTCACGCTGTGGCAGACTCGGATGCTGCGCACGGCCAAATTGTCGGTGCTCGATGAAGTGGAAAACGGTCTGAGTTTTTACGATTACACTTTCTTGCGCGAATTGCCGCAGTTGTACGCCGGCCTCGAAGATTTATTAGATAGTCAGGATGCCGATGCTGCCTCGACCGAACTGCCAAGCTTCATGAAGATGGGTAGTTGGATAGGCGGCGATCGCGATGGCAATCCCTTCGTTACCGCCAGCGTGCTGGAAAAAACTTTGGCCATGCAAGCGACTCGAGCGTTCAAATTTTATCTCGACGAATTGCATACCCTCGGTTCGCAATTATCGATGGCCAGCTTGCTGGTAGCCGTTTCCGATGATTTGCTGGCGCTGGCACAGCGCTCGCCCGATCATTCGCCGCACCGCTCGGACGAGCCGTATCGACTCGCCATCAGCGGCGTGTATGCGCGCTTGGCTGCCAGTTATACCGAGTTGCTCGGGCTCTTGCCGACCATCGCCGCGAGTGGCGTGGCTGCGCCGTATGCCACGGCCGAAGCCTTGGCGGCCGACCTCGATATCATTCATCATTCCTTGGTCGCGCACGGTTCGGCGGCCTTAACCCGTGGTCGTCTGCGTCATTTACGCCGGGCCGTGAGGGTGTTTGGCTTTTCGCTCGCACCGGTCGATCTGCGTCAAAATTCCGATGTCCATGAACGCGTGGTGGCGGAATTGCTGCAGGCCGCCGATCCGACCATCGATTACCTCGCTTGCAATGAAGAGCAACGCATCGCCTGTCTGATTGCCGAGATCAGCAATGCGCGTCCGCTGGCTTCGCCTTACCTCACGTATTCGGAAGAAACCCAGTCGGAATTGGCGATTTACCGCGCCGCTGCCACGGCCCAGCAACGCTATGGCAAAGCGGCAGTACCGAATTGCATCATCTCGAAAGCCGATGGTGTGTCCGACATGCTCGAGCTGGCCTTGCTGCTCAAAGAGTCGGGCTTGCTGCATCCGGCCGAAGGGCGTCTCGATGTCAACATCATTCCGCTGTTCGAAACCATCGGCGATCTGCAAAACAGTGCGCCGGTGATGGACCGTTTGTTCGGCATTCCGGCTTACGCACGCTTGTTAGCCAGTCGCGACAATGCCCAGGAAGTCATGCTCGGTTACTCCGACAGTAATAAAGATGGCGGCTTCCTGACTTCGGGTTGGGAATTGTATAAAGCCGAGCTCGATCTGGTGCAAGTGTTTGCGCGTCACCAAGTTCGACTGCGTTTGTTTCATGGTCGCGGCGGTTCGGTCGGTCGCGGCGGCGGCCCAAGTTATCAGGCGATACTGGCGCAACCGGCCGGTGCCGTGCAAGGGCAGATACGTCTGACCGAGCAGGGTGAAGTGATCACGGCTAAATACGCCAATCCCGAAGTTGGTCGCCGCAATCTCGAAGTCTTAGCGGCCGCGACCATGGAAGCGAGTTTGCTCTCGCACAGTGAAGTGCCGCCGCGTCCTGAATTTCTCGCAGCGATGGAAGAATTGTCGGATCATGCATTCAAAGCCTATCGTGCCTTGGTGTATGAAACCGCGGGCTTTGAGCAGTATTTCTGGGAATCGACCGTCATTTCTGAAATCGCCGGCCTTAATATTGGTAGCCGTCCCGCTTCACGCAAAAAATCGACCGCAATCGAAGATTTGCGCGCCATTCCTTGGGTCTTCAGTTGGTCGCAATGTCGCCTGATGTTGCCGGGTTGGTTCGGTTTTGGTGCTGCCGTAGAATGCTATGTGCAAGCCCATCCGCTCGATGGCTTGGCGACTTTGCAAGCGATGTTCAAAGAATGGTCATTCTTTGCCACCGTGCTCTCGAATATGGAAATGGTGCTGGCCAAGAGTGATATCGGCATTGCCAGTCGTTACGCGCAATTGGTCAAGGATGAAGCCTTGCGCGCGGCAATTTTCCCGCGCATCGAAGCCGAACATGCCGCTACCATCGCTGTGCTCAAAGCCATCTCGGGTCAGGATGAATTATTGGCGGCCAATCCTTTGTTGGCGCGTTCGATTGTCAATCGTTTCCCCTACCTGTCGCCTTTGAACCATGTACAGGTCGAATTATTGGAACGCTTCCGCAATGGTGACACCGATGAGCGCGTGCGTCGCGGCATACACTTGTCGATTAATGGGATTGCTGCCGGCCTCAGAAACAGCGGTTGA
- the pgi gene encoding glucose-6-phosphate isomerase, translating to MATSVSRTPLWCLLQQRATNMPGLKELFRADAQRFTRFSASACGILLDYSKQRIDTTAKLNLLALARQQEVEARRDAMLRGEAINHTENRAVLHTVLRLPKDESFVLNGENIAADVHAVLAQMRNFSDAVREGRWLGFTGKAIRTIVNIGIGGSDLGPQMACIALAPWSQKNLSLHFVSNVDGRHVADALANADPETTLFVVASKTFTTMETLTNARTARDWMLAHGCPLDQIRQHFVALSTNVKAAGEFGIAEENVFPFWNWAGGRYSMWSAIGLSIALYVGADRFEEMLAGAHEMDLHFAQAPLEQNLPVLMALVGIWNINFLGLQALSIAPYHQRMTRLPAYLQQLEMESNGKSVTREGERVDYPTSPILFGEAGTNGQHAYFQLLHQGATIIPTDFIVVADDDAGLPGHNQALLANCFAQSKAMALGKNIDEVRAELGDLPEKMLAPRVFEGNRPTSTVLLDELTPRSLGALIALYEHKVFVQSVIWDINAFDQWGVELGKSLAQQLISLDPAAVKEEYDSSTRGLLLAVKRSQQFKKAA from the coding sequence ATGGCTACTTCCGTTTCCCGTACTCCGCTCTGGTGTTTGTTACAGCAACGCGCAACCAATATGCCTGGACTGAAAGAATTATTCCGTGCCGATGCCCAGCGGTTCACCCGCTTTTCGGCGTCTGCCTGCGGTATTTTGCTCGATTACTCCAAGCAGCGTATCGATACCACGGCCAAGCTGAATTTATTGGCGCTGGCACGCCAGCAGGAAGTCGAAGCGCGCCGTGATGCCATGCTGCGCGGTGAAGCGATCAATCATACGGAAAACCGGGCGGTGCTGCATACGGTATTGCGTTTGCCAAAAGATGAGTCTTTCGTATTGAATGGGGAGAATATCGCCGCCGATGTACATGCCGTGTTAGCGCAAATGCGCAACTTCAGCGATGCCGTGCGTGAAGGTCGCTGGCTCGGGTTTACCGGTAAAGCGATACGCACCATCGTCAATATCGGCATTGGCGGTTCCGATCTCGGTCCGCAGATGGCCTGCATTGCCTTGGCACCGTGGTCGCAAAAAAATCTTTCTTTGCACTTCGTGTCGAATGTCGATGGCCGTCATGTGGCCGATGCGCTGGCCAATGCCGATCCGGAAACCACGCTCTTCGTGGTCGCTTCGAAAACCTTCACGACCATGGAAACGCTGACCAATGCGCGCACGGCACGTGATTGGATGCTGGCGCACGGCTGCCCGCTCGATCAAATTCGTCAGCATTTTGTGGCCTTGAGTACTAATGTCAAAGCGGCTGGTGAATTTGGTATCGCCGAGGAAAATGTTTTTCCGTTTTGGAATTGGGCCGGTGGCCGCTATTCGATGTGGAGTGCCATCGGCTTGTCGATCGCGCTGTATGTTGGTGCCGATCGGTTTGAAGAAATGCTGGCTGGTGCGCATGAAATGGATTTGCATTTTGCGCAAGCACCGTTGGAACAAAATTTGCCGGTGTTGATGGCCTTGGTCGGTATTTGGAATATCAATTTCCTCGGCTTGCAAGCGCTGTCGATCGCCCCTTACCATCAGCGTATGACGCGTTTGCCGGCGTATTTGCAGCAACTTGAAATGGAAAGCAATGGCAAGTCGGTCACCCGCGAAGGCGAGCGGGTCGACTATCCGACTTCACCGATCTTGTTTGGTGAAGCCGGCACCAATGGTCAGCATGCGTATTTTCAGTTGCTGCATCAAGGGGCGACCATCATTCCTACCGATTTTATCGTCGTTGCCGACGACGATGCCGGGTTGCCCGGCCATAATCAAGCCTTGCTGGCGAATTGTTTCGCGCAATCGAAAGCGATGGCTTTGGGAAAAAACATCGATGAAGTACGTGCCGAGTTGGGTGATCTGCCGGAAAAAATGCTGGCACCTCGGGTGTTTGAAGGGAATCGACCGACCTCGACGGTGCTGCTCGATGAACTGACACCGCGCTCACTCGGCGCCTTGATCGCCTTATATGAGCACAAAGTTTTCGTGCAATCGGTGATCTGGGATATCAATGCCTTTGATCAGTGGGGCGTGGAGTTGGGAAAATCCTTGGCGCAGCAATTGATCAGTCTTGATCCCGCCGCCGTCAAGGAAGAATACGACAGTTCGACACGCGGTTTGCTATTGGCGGTCAAGCGTAGCCAGCAATTTAAAAAAGCTGCCTGA
- the eda gene encoding bifunctional 4-hydroxy-2-oxoglutarate aldolase/2-dehydro-3-deoxy-phosphogluconate aldolase, with translation MTTHTTQSIIASLEQLRVLPILVTDDVDQAIRCVQTLAANGLPAVEITLRTPNAMTVLREVVKACPEVTVGAGTILTAAQLDAVRDAGAAFGISPGITPLLAKAAQESGLPYFPGVGGASDLMLALEHGFQVVKLFPSDIVGSTKMAKALGGPFPDVRFCLTGGVTVEATPGLLQQANILCVGGSWMCPAALIQNADWAAIAVLSAAAAQAGQR, from the coding sequence ATGACTACCCATACTACTCAAAGCATCATCGCCAGCCTCGAACAATTGCGGGTCTTGCCGATTCTGGTCACCGATGATGTCGATCAAGCGATACGCTGCGTGCAAACCTTGGCTGCCAACGGCTTGCCGGCGGTGGAAATCACGCTGCGCACGCCGAATGCGATGACGGTCTTGCGCGAGGTGGTGAAAGCTTGTCCTGAGGTGACCGTTGGTGCCGGCACGATTTTAACGGCCGCCCAACTCGATGCCGTGCGCGACGCCGGTGCCGCCTTCGGTATCAGCCCCGGCATCACGCCGCTGCTGGCCAAGGCCGCGCAGGAATCGGGTTTGCCGTATTTTCCTGGGGTTGGCGGTGCCAGTGATTTGATGCTGGCCTTGGAACATGGCTTTCAAGTTGTGAAGCTGTTTCCTTCGGATATAGTCGGCAGCACCAAGATGGCCAAAGCACTCGGCGGGCCTTTCCCCGATGTGCGCTTTTGCCTGACTGGCGGCGTTACCGTTGAAGCCACGCCGGGCTTGCTGCAGCAAGCGAATATTTTGTGTGTCGGCGGTTCCTGGATGTGTCCGGCCGCGCTGATTCAAAATGCCGACTGGGCCGCGATTGCCGTCTTGTCGGCCGCTGCGGCCCAAGCTGGCCAGCGCTGA